The following are from one region of the Candidatus Hydrogenedentota bacterium genome:
- a CDS encoding PilZ domain-containing protein — protein MYVSFDKGKKCALRIDGKRYAAELLDVRDRVLRMRCLEDGFSMDSRGIVVELDGPQGIAAYFTRFLTSAPDNHTELVLLRSANLNCDELRSFLRVPTEIAVTVALEDSPAQFGAKLLNISSGGALMESDTLPEMEYGERIRLQIADEPAISVKGELVHFSNGKPSSSLRIGVRFIDVDDASVRALTWFVWKRVKMFFHDYS, from the coding sequence GTGTACGTCTCTTTCGATAAGGGCAAAAAGTGCGCGTTGCGCATTGACGGTAAGCGATACGCCGCCGAATTGTTGGACGTGCGTGACCGCGTGTTGCGCATGCGGTGTCTTGAAGACGGGTTTTCGATGGATTCCCGCGGCATTGTGGTGGAACTCGATGGGCCGCAGGGCATCGCGGCGTACTTCACGCGCTTCCTTACGTCCGCGCCGGACAACCATACCGAGTTGGTTCTGCTCCGGTCCGCCAATCTGAACTGCGACGAACTGCGATCGTTCTTGCGAGTGCCGACGGAAATTGCCGTGACGGTTGCGTTGGAAGACTCACCCGCGCAATTTGGGGCAAAGTTGCTCAATATCAGTTCGGGCGGCGCACTGATGGAAAGCGACACGTTACCGGAGATGGAATACGGGGAGCGCATACGGCTGCAAATCGCCGACGAACCCGCGATCTCGGTCAAGGGCGAACTCGTGCATTTTTCCAACGGAAAACCGTCGAGTTCGCTGCGAATCGGTGTCCGCTTCATCGACGTGGACGACGCCAGCGTCCGGGCGCTGACGTGGTTTGTGTGGAAGCGCGTCAAGATGTTCTTCCACGATTACTCATGA
- a CDS encoding metallophosphoesterase, with protein sequence MGQNRRVGYVVSDLHMFSKRSDFKTHEPAIFEHASRADIFILNGDTFDFRWTTLPTIDQTVYEAVEWLRKLVAQFPRCEFHFILGNHDNNQAFIAALSRLVTSLDNLSWHPYYLRLGDTVFLHGDVSDKPMMDAAELEKHREEWLLDTPRHPILHSIYDMILHIGLHRMAVAAKYPKKRVVRRVLSYLDDVGLTKDNGIRHVYFGHTHGAMQNFEYGGIFFHNAGSPMKGLEFKILKVEIVDGGTS encoded by the coding sequence GTGGGCCAGAACCGGCGTGTCGGATACGTGGTGTCTGACTTGCATATGTTCTCCAAACGGTCCGATTTCAAGACCCACGAGCCGGCCATCTTCGAGCACGCGAGTCGCGCGGACATTTTCATACTGAACGGTGACACCTTCGACTTCCGTTGGACCACGCTGCCGACCATCGATCAGACGGTATACGAGGCCGTCGAATGGCTCCGAAAGCTCGTCGCCCAGTTTCCGCGCTGCGAGTTTCATTTCATCCTCGGAAACCACGACAACAACCAGGCGTTCATCGCGGCGCTGTCGAGACTCGTCACAAGCCTCGACAATCTCTCCTGGCACCCCTACTACCTGCGGTTGGGAGACACGGTGTTTCTTCACGGCGACGTGTCGGACAAGCCGATGATGGACGCGGCCGAGCTCGAGAAGCATCGCGAAGAATGGCTGCTCGACACACCGCGCCACCCCATCCTGCATTCGATATACGACATGATCTTGCACATCGGGCTGCACCGGATGGCGGTCGCGGCCAAGTATCCCAAGAAGCGCGTCGTGCGTCGGGTCCTGTCCTATCTCGACGATGTCGGCCTCACCAAAGACAATGGCATCCGGCACGTGTACTTCGGACACACCCACGGCGCCATGCAGAATTTCGAGTACGGCGGCATCTTCTTCCACAACGCCGGCTCCCCGATGAAGGGGCTTGAATTCAAGATTCTAAAGGTGGAAATCGTGGACGGCGGAACGAGCTAG
- a CDS encoding cyclic nucleotide-binding domain-containing protein yields MYDIDSEIGGLPFMLELDDYLRSRAVTAFRQVSERKELSGGTLLFSRDDTTSDDGYIVFSGNVVIEGADGLMKTVIPTALIGEMKQFDFDGQHHRMATVRADDDIEVLHFSWKRFYDALRASASEEEQGEFRRALRHYAWMHYMDLQGEL; encoded by the coding sequence ATGTACGATATCGATTCTGAAATTGGCGGCCTGCCGTTCATGCTGGAGCTTGACGATTACCTGCGGTCGCGCGCCGTCACGGCGTTTCGCCAGGTTTCCGAGCGCAAGGAACTTTCCGGCGGGACCTTGCTCTTCTCGCGCGACGACACTACTTCGGACGACGGGTACATCGTTTTCTCGGGGAATGTAGTCATCGAGGGCGCGGACGGCCTGATGAAGACGGTGATTCCCACCGCGTTGATTGGGGAAATGAAGCAGTTCGACTTCGACGGCCAACACCATCGCATGGCGACGGTCCGCGCGGACGACGACATCGAAGTGCTGCACTTTTCGTGGAAACGGTTTTACGACGCCCTCCGCGCATCAGCGTCCGAAGAAGAACAGGGCGAATTCCGCCGCGCATTGCGCCACTACGCATGGATGCACTACATGGACTTGCAGGGCGAACTCTAG
- a CDS encoding pyridoxal-phosphate dependent enzyme, whose translation MTRPLLVRYPTLASRLPCTELGEFPTPIHRAARFGAAIGLDRVYVKRDDLSGPVYGGNKVRKLEFLLGKALHDGRGEVLTFGFAGSNHALATAIYAKQVGLRSISTLLPQPLSHALRRNLLMGLYSGAELHHYPSRLAATFGTLYQLARHRLTRGAWPQIIPAGGSSPLGIMGIVNAVIELDEQIRAGQMPPPDRIYTAVGSMGTAVGLLIGLALTGCESNVVCVRVIDTHMANPAALERLYTRTVAYMRQANAAIPDLSIPRDRLEWRDDYFGERYALYTPEGVKAVRTLDDTEGIRLDGTYAGKALAALIGDARRGALDGQTVLFWNTYNARRFWESMPSIDYHALPRTLHRYFEEPVQPLDT comes from the coding sequence ATGACGCGTCCGCTCCTCGTCCGGTATCCCACGCTCGCATCGCGCCTGCCTTGCACCGAACTTGGCGAGTTTCCAACCCCGATTCACCGTGCCGCGCGTTTTGGGGCGGCCATCGGACTCGATCGCGTCTACGTGAAGCGCGACGACCTATCCGGTCCGGTGTACGGCGGGAACAAAGTTCGCAAGCTGGAGTTCCTGCTGGGAAAGGCGCTCCACGACGGGCGCGGCGAGGTACTGACCTTTGGCTTCGCGGGTTCGAACCACGCGCTGGCCACGGCCATCTACGCAAAGCAGGTGGGGTTGCGGTCCATTTCGACCTTGCTGCCACAACCGCTCTCACACGCGTTACGGCGGAATCTGTTGATGGGGCTTTACAGTGGCGCCGAGCTTCACCACTACCCCTCGCGGCTCGCGGCAACGTTTGGGACGTTATACCAACTCGCGCGGCACCGCCTAACACGCGGCGCCTGGCCGCAGATCATACCCGCAGGCGGATCGTCGCCGCTTGGAATCATGGGTATTGTAAACGCCGTGATTGAACTCGACGAACAGATTCGCGCGGGACAGATGCCGCCGCCGGACCGGATCTATACCGCGGTCGGATCGATGGGAACGGCCGTGGGACTATTAATCGGACTCGCGCTAACGGGGTGTGAATCCAATGTTGTTTGCGTGCGCGTGATCGATACGCACATGGCAAACCCCGCCGCGCTCGAGCGCTTGTATACGCGTACAGTGGCGTACATGCGGCAAGCAAATGCGGCAATCCCGGACCTGTCGATACCGCGAGATCGCCTTGAATGGCGTGATGACTACTTTGGCGAACGCTACGCGCTTTATACCCCCGAAGGTGTCAAAGCGGTTCGGACGCTCGACGACACAGAAGGAATCCGGTTGGACGGTACGTACGCGGGCAAGGCGCTTGCCGCATTAATTGGCGACGCGCGCCGCGGCGCGCTCGATGGTCAAACGGTCCTGTTCTGGAATACATACAACGCGCGGCGATTTTGGGAATCGATGCCGTCGATCGACTATCATGCGTTGCCTCGAACGCTGCATCGTTACTTCGAGGAACCCGTCCAACCCTTGGACACGTAG